The nucleotide window AGATAGTTGATAATCAATGGGTGCAAACTAATACGTATCAGTTTGCTGATGGTAGAAGTGTCACTCAAAATTTTGTGGGTGTTGTAGCTGGCAAAGGTGCGATAAAAATCGAAAGTTCCGAACCTCCGTTTTGTAACTACACCACACTAGCTGAGGAATATGGCACCAACCTGATTATTTTTCGGATCTGGGATAAAGCAACTGGCGTGCTACTTGGCGTTGAAACGATTAATCTCATCGATGACAATACTTGTATCCGCACTAGTCAAGGATTTACTACTGAAGGAAAATTCAGGGGTGGGACGATGATTACTGAACGTAGAATTGGCTAATTAGCATCTGGAATGCTGCAACTTAATGATGTGGCTGCTTTGGTAGCTTTTCTTTGTTCTGAAGAAATTAGATGGATCGCGGATCAAAACATTTATGTTGATGGGGGACTGGGAATTTTATCGACTGAGTGAGAATTCCAAGTCAGAGTCAGCGATCGCATAACATTTGATATTTGCATAAGCAACCGTTGCAATTGTTTTAATGGAGAACAAGATGGCAGAAGGGTCAAACAATACCCTAAAAGTTGCCTATCAAGCATTTGAGTATTTTAGTCACGGATTGGCAACAGGGGAGTGGAATCAGCTGATCGATATGCTTAGCGATGACTTCACCTTTTGGTTTCCAGTAGGACCTTATCATGGCTTAAATGTGGGAAAAGAACGGGCGATCGCCTTCTTTCAATACGTCTCTGAGACATTCAGTAGTGGATTGTTTCTCACCTTAGACCGAGTGACTAGCAATCAGATGACAGTGGTTTTTGAGTTCCGAGATGAGGGACTCATGTGGGGGGAACCTTATAAAAATCGAGTCGCGGTTTCCTTCGATGTGCGTAGCGATCGCATTTGTGGCTACCGAGAGTATTTTGGTAGTGATGGTAAATCTAACTAAGGCAAGCTCGAAACCCTTGTGGTGGACATCTAACTAAGGCTAGGTGCATTGAAAGTTCACAATTGAAAATCCAACGCACAGCTTCGATTGATCTAAAATGCGGTTGATGAGTCCAAAGTGAGCGCATGGTAAACCAAGGTTTGATTCCAGTAGTTGTGAATGGTGCTGCTGGTAAAATGGGTCGTGAAGTCATTAAAGCAGTCTCTCAAGCAAGTGACATGACCTTACTGGGTGCAGTTGACCGCAACCCTGAATACAATGGCAAAGATGCGGGAGAAGTTGCAGGTTTAAGCGAACCGCTAGAAATCCCAATTACCGATCAATTAGAACCTACATTAGTCCTAGCAACTCAAGAAAGACAATTGGGTGTGATGGTAGATTTCACGCATCCGAGTACTGTTTATGACAACATTCGCGCAGCGATCGCCTATGGGATTCGCCCAGTTGTAGGAACGACAGGATTAAGCGTTGCCCAAATTCAAGACTTAGCCGAATTTGCAGATAAAGCGAGTACAGGTTGTTTACTGGTTCCCAATTTCTCAATTGGTATGGTACTACTCCAAGAAGCCGCCGTTAGAGCCTCGCAGTACTTTGACCATGTAGAAATCATCGAACTACATCACAATCAAAAAGCAGACGCCCCTAGTGGAACCGCAATTCAAACAGCTCAGATGCTTGCAGAAATGGGCAAAACATATAACCCTCCCACGGTAGAAGAAACTGAAAAGCTCCCTGGAGCAAGAGGCAGTGTTGCTGATGAAGGTATTAGAATTCATAGTGTCCGCCTTCCTGGACTCATTGCTCACCAAGAAGTGATTTTTGGCGCACCAGGACAAATCTATACTTTACGCCACGATACCAGCGATCGCGCTTGTTATATGCCTGGAGTCCTGCTTGCCATTCGTAAAGTCCTACAACTCAAATCCCTAGTCTATGGCTTAGAAAAGCTATTGTAATCATGGGGGAATAATGGACTTAGTCCCTCACCCCTCACCCCTCACCCCTCACTCCTCATGTTAGTTCCACTCACGCGCCAAAAATTTGAACAATTGATTCCCCGTATTGCGACTGGCGATCAGTACAAATATGCTTGGGGCAAGTTTCCTGATTTCTTAAAGCGACTGCTGATTTCGGTCGTCAGTGTCGTTGCGATTTGGATTGTGCGACTCATTATTGGTGAAGGATTTGGCATAATTCTCTTTCCGGTAGGCGCGATCGCCGGACTTTATTGGTTGTGGGGACCTGTTTTATGGGCAAGTTTGCGTAATGTAGAATACCGTAAATATCCTTACAGTGGTTTCTTACGCGGGCGAATATTAGATGTCTATATTACTGAGGAATTAATTGGTACTGAAGAAACTGTTAATAATAAAGGCGAATTGGTCATTGTCGAAAACCGCGAACGGCGGCTCAATATAGAAGTTGGTGATGAAACAGACTTTTTTACTGAAATTCAAGTACCGTTACGCCGCAACCACCAAGATGTTGTTCCCAACCAAATTGCTGAAATGATTGTGCTTTCTACTCGACCAGATTTAAGTAGCATTGCCAAAGTAACAGATATTTATATTCCAAGTCGTAATATCTGGGTAAGCGATTACCCTTACTTACAAAAAAACAACTTTATTGAAGTCAGTCGCCGTTTGCGTGAGAGTAGAGAACCGCGATCGCGTCAAGCCCCACGGAGAAGAACCCGTCCTTCCTATCCGCAAGATGTTGAGGAATGGTAAAGAAGCCCGTTGCTGATCTAAGTATTTTATGTTTCCGACGCCGAAGAACGATTGAGTACTGGTGATAAATAAGCTACCAAAGCACCAATTAGGAAACCTGCAATGTTACGCACTAAAGGAAGCCACTCGGAAGTCCGTGTCACAACAGGTCCAATCCCAAACGCAATAAATAGGATTCCCCATAGCGGCGAGAAAATTAAAGCCCATTGCCAAGCAAAAACTTGCCCAGGACGCCGAGGTTGAGCCGCAAAGCCACATATTACCCCACCAAGAACCGAGGTAATGAGTGTCAAAATCCATTGTTCGCGTGGTAATCCAGGAACAACGCGACAGCCACCTTGTCGTAAACAAGCTTCAACTGACTCGATAGATTGAATAATTGATTGATCTTCTCCCTCTTCGCGAACAAAATACAAATTACCAAAGCGGGTTTGCAACTCTACCCAAAATGTCCGAGGTAATAGCTGGTAAACGGCATCACCGACATTAAAGTTGAGAATATTTCCCCCACGAGAATCGGCAACAACTAAAATACTTTTTTCATCTAAATTCCAAAAATCTTTGACTGCTGCGCCTGGTGTCCGATCATACTGTGTGAGAACGCGGAGTTTCCAACCAGTTTCTGCTTCAAATTGTTCAAGTTCTTGCGCTAATCGCTCTTCTTGAACGCTCGTGAGCGATCGGGCTAAGTCTATAATTGGCGTTGGCTGATCGGGAAGTAACTCTGGATTGTTATACGCGAGTGCTACAGGAGAGGGTAATAACCAGGCTGCACCAGCTAAAAAAATTGTAAATACGCTTACCAGTAATCGTCGCCAAATAGAACACTGCATGGACAATTCTATATAAATCTCAAATTTGGACAAAAACCAAATGGTTTTATTGTAAAGAGTAAAAGATGATACTTCTTTACATTTTGTAACTTTACTCTAATTTAGCTGACAATTGCCCATAAACTCAATCCCCCATGAAGAGAATCTCGGGTTTGGCTCAGAAGTAGCTACTTTGTTAAGAAAGCAGAGGAAGCTTCAGGAGCAGAGGAGGAATAGTGTTTTCTATATAACTCAAAACTCAAAACTCAAAACTCAAAACTCAAAACTAATTACTAGCCCCTTCACCTGGTTGTAATCGCATTAAGAATAAAATCAGTGCTACACCGACTAAAGCTCCACCAAGATGGGCAATGTGGTCAACGCCATCTTGAATACCTGTTTGGCGTAACTCAAATATGACGCGCTCGATCACAAATTGACCGAGAATGAGAACTTCTAGAATTTTGCGCCAATGCCAGCGGAGTTTGATGAGAACGCTTACGGCAAATAAGCCAAAAACTGCTCCTGAAGCACCTAACGAGTAAACGGCTCCACCGTGGAAGAAAAAACTCATCAGACTGCCGCCTAATCCACAAATAATGTAGGAACTGACGATTCCCAAAATGCCTTCTTCTTCCTCAACAATCCTGCCAAAAATATAGAGAAAAAATAGATTGCCTGAGATATGTGCCCAGTTTGCATGACAGAACATTGAAGTGAAAAACTGATACCAAGCTGGAGAGGCGTGATTGAGATAGAGATTTTGGATAAAAGGAATACCTAGAACGCGATCAGCAATAAACACAACCAAGTTGATAATAATTAGCGTAAAAACACCGTTGTAGTTTTGTTTAGGGTTAGTTATTAGTGGCTGGTTTTTGAGCATTCTTTAAAATAGGGGTCAGGAAGTTCCAGTACCATCATTGTTGACATAATGCAATGTGCAGTTTAGGAAGTCTGGGAGTTTTGTATCCATTTTAAAGTTGGGGTTATTTTTGTACCTATCTCCTAATCCCTCATTCCTTCAATTATTCCTCTTCTGTTTCGACATCATCATTATTATCATGCCAATTTGAGGTATCGTAGCGTACCTGACTCGATTCTATATTTGTTGTGTAACTGCGATATTGCTCAAGGAATGCTGCATTGTTTTCTTCAGGTAATTCTTCTGGATAAGGAACATTACTGATGCGATCGCGCTGTCTGGAACGCTGTTCTGCTAAAAAGCGATCGCTACTCCGACGAGTACCGCGTGTAAAAGTTCTCCAAGCGACTTTCACCCCAGTGAAAACGCTGCGCGTACCAACTTCAACTTTCTGTGCCTGTTTCACAGCATTATCAATGCTTTGATCGACTTGCTTAGCGACATTACTCGCTCTTTGTACACCTTGGCTGACATCATCAGTTAAATCGCTAATCTCTAACCCTGTTAAGCGAATTGCTTCTAATGTAGGTGGTAAGTCTCGCCGTAGTGTATCAAACAATTTTTCTGCACTGCGAGCAGCCCGCGCCAACTCCTGTAATGCTGGCAAGGCTGCCACCAATACTGCGGTCAAACTCACAGCCACTAAAAGAATCGATAGTCCAAGCCAAAATAAAGGGTCAATCACAAGTATCAAGAGCGATTATAGGCGGTCTAAAAGCGGTGGTTGATCGGAGGAAGCTTCAATTTTATTCGAGCGCATAGGTGTTTGACGCTCTTGCTGACTTGCTTCAATGCCTGCAGCTAAAGCCTCCCGCAATCGTTCTAGTGTGTCATCCCAGTTGCGCAATGCTGTTTCTGATAGGCGATCTGCTTGTATCTGTACACTTGTGGATAAATCTTCTGCTAATTCTGGTAAAGCATCAGCAGATTTTTTCAGCAAAGTACGTGTTTCTCGTCCAGCACGCGGTGCCATTAGCAAGCCTGTTAGAGTACCAATGGCAGCCCCTAGCAACATACCGCCAACAAAAACCCCAGAACGGTTGTTAGACATAACTGTATCTATCTCCTTACACTCATTTTATGTAAGTTTTATCGGCTTGCACGATAACTCGTGCACATTTACTGCACAAAAAGTACTACTACACTCTTTCTTGTCTACTTTTACAACAAGTAAAACTATTTTGAATTCTAACTTTTGAACTGAGAATCACCTATATTTTGCCAGAGCTTTTCTAAAAAAACCTGTCTGACGCAATAACACGATGCGCTGCCAAGTCTGTAAGACAACTGCTAATAAATTGAAAAATTGTTTGATTCGTAGTTGTTTGACCTCTTGTGGTGTATCTGGCTGTCGTGTTTGGCGAATTGCTGTTTTTCCGACAGCGATCGCGTCTGGTGTCCTCTGCAAAGCTGCACGAGTCACGCGCTCATACACCAACAAAATATCTGCTATCCGCGCCAACTTAAGCCGTAGTTGCCATATTTGCCAAGCAACACACAGAAGAACTAGCGTTAGTCCTAGATTTATGAAAACAACTGTTACCATCGCTGCTTGGCTAGCTCCCAATTTGACTTTATGATGAGCTGATTAAATTTAGTTCTAGGGTATTGAGCAGTATCAAGCTTAAGCTAGATGAGCATGACTTACCTTACTATGTTAATTTCCGATCTGGCAATGCCTTAGCTGATCTTTAAAATTTATACCTTTTAGTTTAGATAACTATGTCTTTTGCTCAACAAACATCCTCTCCAAACAAGCCAAATCACCGCTATCGAGGACTCGAAAGATTTTTTGCAATTCTTGCCCTAGTTAATTTTTGTTTAGTGCTATTTGACTATAGTTATATACCTTGGCGAGACTTTTACTTTCATGCTGCTCCTGCCTTCACTCAACAATACGATCTCTTTAAAGGCATTGAGCCACATCGAGAGACTGAGCGCTATCTTGCTAAGGTTAATGAGTTAGAGCAACAAGTTGAGCAAACGAGCTTACAGACACAGGAAACTGAAAATTTGCTGCAAGAGTTACAGTTCTTGAGCAATGAAATGATTGAAGACAATCCTTTTGCCGAAGCTAATAAAACAGGATCGCTGGCTAAAATCAAAAATCAGGTCCGCGATCGCATGAACAAAGAATCTGCTCATCAAGCTTTTGATTTGTTTTGGAGTACAACTCATTTATCTCAACAAAACTTCCAGCAAGAACTTGCTTTTTTTGACGAACAAATAAAACCATTACTTAAAACAAATTATTATCGCGATATTAGCACTAATGGTAAATTCATTGATAAGTTTTGGCTAATTGATTTAC belongs to Gloeocapsopsis sp. IPPAS B-1203 and includes:
- the dapB gene encoding 4-hydroxy-tetrahydrodipicolinate reductase; translated protein: MVNQGLIPVVVNGAAGKMGREVIKAVSQASDMTLLGAVDRNPEYNGKDAGEVAGLSEPLEIPITDQLEPTLVLATQERQLGVMVDFTHPSTVYDNIRAAIAYGIRPVVGTTGLSVAQIQDLAEFADKASTGCLLVPNFSIGMVLLQEAAVRASQYFDHVEIIELHHNQKADAPSGTAIQTAQMLAEMGKTYNPPTVEETEKLPGARGSVADEGIRIHSVRLPGLIAHQEVIFGAPGQIYTLRHDTSDRACYMPGVLLAIRKVLQLKSLVYGLEKLL
- a CDS encoding SDR family oxidoreductase, translated to MLQLNDVAALVAFLCSEEIRWIADQNIYVDGGLGILSTE
- a CDS encoding nuclear transport factor 2 family protein; translated protein: MAEGSNNTLKVAYQAFEYFSHGLATGEWNQLIDMLSDDFTFWFPVGPYHGLNVGKERAIAFFQYVSETFSSGLFLTLDRVTSNQMTVVFEFRDEGLMWGEPYKNRVAVSFDVRSDRICGYREYFGSDGKSN
- a CDS encoding DUF3598 family protein, with protein sequence MNTTEPGDREHLENFKIFSKHVGVWEGIWVRLDANAKEIEQFTGVVKKKIVDNQWVQTNTYQFADGRSVTQNFVGVVAGKGAIKIESSEPPFCNYTTLAEEYGTNLIIFRIWDKATGVLLGVETINLIDDNTCIRTSQGFTTEGKFRGGTMITERRIG
- a CDS encoding phosphate ABC transporter permease, translating into MLVPLTRQKFEQLIPRIATGDQYKYAWGKFPDFLKRLLISVVSVVAIWIVRLIIGEGFGIILFPVGAIAGLYWLWGPVLWASLRNVEYRKYPYSGFLRGRILDVYITEELIGTEETVNNKGELVIVENRERRLNIEVGDETDFFTEIQVPLRRNHQDVVPNQIAEMIVLSTRPDLSSIAKVTDIYIPSRNIWVSDYPYLQKNNFIEVSRRLRESREPRSRQAPRRRTRPSYPQDVEEW
- a CDS encoding rhomboid family intramembrane serine protease, with product MLKNQPLITNPKQNYNGVFTLIIINLVVFIADRVLGIPFIQNLYLNHASPAWYQFFTSMFCHANWAHISGNLFFLYIFGRIVEEEEGILGIVSSYIICGLGGSLMSFFFHGGAVYSLGASGAVFGLFAVSVLIKLRWHWRKILEVLILGQFVIERVIFELRQTGIQDGVDHIAHLGGALVGVALILFLMRLQPGEGASN
- a CDS encoding YtxH domain-containing protein is translated as MSNNRSGVFVGGMLLGAAIGTLTGLLMAPRAGRETRTLLKKSADALPELAEDLSTSVQIQADRLSETALRNWDDTLERLREALAAGIEASQQERQTPMRSNKIEASSDQPPLLDRL
- a CDS encoding TPM domain-containing protein; translation: MQCSIWRRLLVSVFTIFLAGAAWLLPSPVALAYNNPELLPDQPTPIIDLARSLTSVQEERLAQELEQFEAETGWKLRVLTQYDRTPGAAVKDFWNLDEKSILVVADSRGGNILNFNVGDAVYQLLPRTFWVELQTRFGNLYFVREEGEDQSIIQSIESVEACLRQGGCRVVPGLPREQWILTLITSVLGGVICGFAAQPRRPGQVFAWQWALIFSPLWGILFIAFGIGPVVTRTSEWLPLVRNIAGFLIGALVAYLSPVLNRSSASET